The genomic interval TTACCCCCTCGCTACTTTCGCTTCCACTTGAGTCatattcctggtctgttgcatgCACTGAATCTTCATTGTCACTCAGTGGTTCTATCTAggtgttcatttcatctcaaccgtacacattgatagatgtgcatgcatataactGGGTTGAATATTACCCCAGTCGGGCACTAATCGAGCATGGGGCATAATTATTTCCTATAAGATCACCATGGGGCATTATATGAGCATGGCACACTGTTCGTTaacatttgttcatttttGTGTGCGGCCTATATGGTGGTTACACAGCAAGTGCTACTGGACAAATTTGGTTGTTTACTTGAAAGTATTATTTTGGAAAATTAGTTTGTTTTGTAGGCCATGGAGAATAATTCGTTGCAATGTGTGTGGCCAAGCTGGTAGACATTTTTATTGTCTTGAAGATAAAAGTAACCATCAGCAATGGGAATGTGAGGTTTGCAGTGGCATGAAAAGCACTGAAACTGATGTAGCAACATCAAGACTTGAATGGCGATCATCAGAATCAAATCAAAGTGACCCTTTGATAGATAAATTATTACCAAATTTAGGTCAGACATCAATAATTGACTTGTCATCACCAGAACCAGATCGGGGAAAGCCATTGTCAGGAACAATGGAAATCTATAATGAGGATAACAAGAATCAGTCAAGGGTGCCTTCTTTGGAAAGTTGTAAAACAGGATACTCAAGCCCTGGAGATCAAACAAGCTTTAAAGACTCGGGTGATCAAACAAGGCAAAGATCTTTTTGGCTGTCATTTTCTGTAGTGGAGCGCCAGCAAGAGTATCTTTTGTCTCCTTATGAAAATAAAGATGAGACAACAACATTGACAGATTTGGGTTTGGATGATTCCGTTTCCTTTGTCAGAGCCATTTCAGCAACACCAACAGCGAATCCAAGAAAAAGTAAACCTTGTCAACGATTGGACGTACATGATGTGGACTCAGAGCTATCTGACACTGACTTAGAACCACCTGTTTATCGTTTTACATTTGAGCAGTGACATAGCTAGCGCAAGACCTATAGTTAGTCTTCTTTTTACTGTTTATGGACAATGGTTCTTTTTCGTTTGTCAAACTGACATCGACATCATGGTGAAAATGTGTTCCTTTGTGTCAGGTCAAATGATCAAATGGTCTGCAAATAACAATTGACTAATAGTTATTGTTAACTTATTCATTTATCGTCTTTGGGAACAGATTTTTGCCACATCATTATGTGCAGAGGTTGTCTGTAACAGGATGTTCACGAATGTGGTGCACCTTACCACATAGCCCTATGTTTCAATTGTTTAATGCAGTTGACCTTCATTACCTTGGCAATATTATACATGCAATGTACGTCAGTATTTTGGTCATAGCAAATTTTACTTAAAGTtttaatatttgtttgttattttaaaataattaatcatAGAAGCTCATCATGCATTATTAATGAAGCAAACAGCTCTCAAATCATGTTTGCTAGTACAAGAGAAAATGGCTGCCCTTCACTATAAATTCATACAGTATCACTCTGTACTCTGACGCGATATTCAGTATataatatacatgtacattatGTATAATTGATTGAGTGCCCGATTACATTTGAGTGCTCTGTCTAGTTTAAACAATAGATTATAATGACCAATCTGTACAATAAACGTTACATTCAACACTACAAAGCCAACCATTCATCAAAGTCACTGAGAGCTGCTTGTCTGGAGTTCTTGAATAGTAAATGCTTATTATTTTCATTGCTCATCAAATTTGCCCTGCCTGGTTGCAGTAGCAGGAGCATTTGGCTGTTCTGGTAGCTCCACTGATTCCACGTTATAGTATGGTAGTGATCGATAATAATTTGGCAATCCTCCACGATTTTGTGGCTTTGGTTTGTGTACCTCGTGTCGAAGGCGTTTGCCATGACCAGCTGAGTCAGTTGAATGAACTGAATAAGGACGGCTGGCACAACAAACACTAGCTGAAACTTACACAACTGGGTCATCTGTTAGGTAACTTACTGAGACAGATGGGACCTTTGTGAAGTAAGTGGTGGAAACATTGTTGATGACTGAACATATGATATGATCTACACAGAAAGAGTGGCAGGTTAACTTATTGCAATCAATCGACTGTACAAAGACTGGGCATTACTGTGGTGGTGTGTGCTGAACAGTTACATTATGGGGTGACCAAACCAGAAGCTTTATTTGACTTGACGTCCAACAAAGTTGCAGTCTTTTATCAGATTGCTACTCAAACATTACCCGAATGGTCCGTATTGAAGTATAGTACTAATAAACACTAATGCTAGCACCTGGATTGTATTCCAACACTCCTGAGCTATAAAGCAGTCTTGTATTGGTGATAAGATTACAATTTAATAGCCAAATAATTGTCACGCAAACATGAGGAATTATAATGTCAGTACTGTAATTACCCAATCTACTTGGTAGATGCAGAAATTTATGGGTGTccataacacaacataacCACAAGCTGCTAGTAGGTTACCATCTATAAGCTTGTCACACAGTGTaacttttctgtttgttgattttctaGCACATGTGCATGGTATAATCACTGTTCACACATCAATATCGACGGCTAGAAAAAGATAGCAAGTGCTTCAGTGCTTTTTCTGATGGTCAATGATGTTATTATGCAAAAGTGCACTGTACTGCCTCTACCAGAAGTCCTTCTGTACCATCATGTAGCTACGTAAGCAGACCAGTCCATGCATGCTGtcactagtctcgcgtaaccagaccctctccaccatcatacttccggggAGCATATCCCGCCGATGATggcggagagggtctggctacgcgagactatgctGTCACATCTGTTAGACAATGGGCTGCCTCAGAAGCCTGCTATGCAAGATTCCCATTTTTAAACAAACAGTAGCTGGTATTTATTATGGTATCTCTGTACTTGGTATAGACTAAAATTGATGCTTTGGAACTTAGATTCTAGACTCCAATGGGTTAGTGGTGAATAAAGGAAATTTTTATTCCGGAGTAATCATTTTTTGTCTAGAATATGTCTATTTCGTTGCACCTTCTCACTGCAACATGTTTGCGACCTTGTGTCTCTGAAAATTTTGATCTAAATGTGAAATCTATCAACAGAGGTATTTTATGCAAGAGAGGGTAATTGTAGCTGTCTCTCGTGCTCCACTGCAGCTTAAGAATTAGACGGGCTCAAACACCTAAGACAAACTTCAAGTTACAATTTCAAGTCCATTGCTGATAACGAAACACTACAGGCAAGAAGTCTATTGTGATGCATGTATCTGTATCAGTTTGGTGTGACAACAGACACTAAAGTTATGCTGAATCTCGTGACATATGTGTGCCAAATGACCAATGTGTGAGGACTGATAGAGAGGAGAACTACAAAGGTAAAAAACACTTGGCATTGTTGTAAGTGgcttggacaaaacatcctgCCTTTTATGTCGTAAAGTCCATAGTTTAACTACACAGAAAGGGTTTAGCTAGTACAGGGTATATGCACAGTCTGAAATGAGACTTTTTAATAAGGCCACAAATATGCTGGTATTGGAGACACTAAATGAAAATCACGACGTTGAGACATACCTCTTCCTGCTCATCTGCTTCCATATCCTCTCCATTTTGCTCATTATCATATACATTATCTTCTATGTCAACTGTCACAATATCTGGTGGTGATGTATCAATCTGCTGTCCTTGCATCTCAATGGGGTCTCTCAGAACATCTGAAGGAACCATGGGATGCTCAAACGTAGAAGAGTCATGAGTGTTCCATTGTTGAGTTTGTCCAAAGGTTCCTGCGGGAGTCAAACACAGCATACATTACATTACTCACTAACATGACTGGTATACATCAAATTAGTAAAATTAAAATGAAAGATTATAGCACTCATGCACCCACATGGACATACGCATGCatgctactactactactactactactactactactacaactTGCCTCTGAAAGGgtgcatcaaattggctatcCGTTTTACCAGTTGAagaacatggttttcattTGAGCAAAGGAGATTTTCGTGATGCTTTATGCATGCGCTATGGTTGGATGTTACCAAATCTACCTTCAAAATGTGTCTGTGGATCTGCTTTCAACGTTGACCATGCAATGGTATGTTCTAAAGGTGGCTTTCCGATGCTAAGGCACAATGAAATTAGGGATATAACTGCCGATCTTTTGACTGAAGTGTGTCATGATGTAGCGATAGAACCGATGTTACAACCTCTGACTGGAGAAAAGTTTCAGAAGAAAACAGCAAACATGTCTGACGAGGCTAGACTTGATCTATCAGCGAGAGGAGTCTGGACGAAAGGAAACcgtgcattttttgatgtaaggGTATTTTACCCAAACGCGCGCTCCAATAGTCAAGGCTCTTTGAGATCAGCATTCAACATCCATAAATGTGGaaaaaaacgtgaatatgcACATCGAGTACTGGAAGTGGAACATGCCAGCTTCACTCCGTTGGTTTTTTCCTCTACCGGTGGAATGGGCTCTGAAACTTCCACCTTTtacaaacatcttgccagtttaattgccaacaaaactgaaaagaaatatagttcagtgatggaacttctgagatgtcggatcagcttttctctaataagatcttctgttttgtgcattcgcggaagtagatcagccaagcacaggcctctaaaatgtcatgacatggatttaatcaacagtgaggcttgcctcactaagtagattgtgacgttgacttaagtgggtttgtttaattgaatggattgatatagtgttgtgttgagtgtcgttgtagtggcttttgtagtatgggcatgaccggtggatgcttttgctgagtaatatactactactactactactactactactactactactactactactactactactactacaacaacaacaacaacaacaacagctgcatATTAGGTTCATAAAATAACGAAAGCCTAGGACTTTCTTTTGGGTCAGATATAAGGCGAGCAGCACTTATATATAATACATGCTAGTTGAGTGGGTAAGAACCATGGTGAACAGGTGAGTAAGTTCTGGACGTAATCAATTGGGCCCGTGGAACGGAAATTTTTTATATAAACGGGACTTCGTTAAAGTCATGAGActttggcgagtagcgtacacCAACTTCTGTTTTACAGACTATGTTTGTGGGGACTGGCTGTGTCTGTCACACTACATGGTTGTGCCACGCCTTctttgtgtggcccaatcatGGGGAGtatttcctttatgtcgtatgtggcaaccagagacaatggacgaacagccatGCAATCAGATGCGCAAACGTTCATGAAAAGTTTCTTACCAAGACAGTGTGATTCATGTTTGTGATTACCAAGTCTTGTCGGAAATAACACAACTTCCCTGTTTCCAACTGCTAGCTCAAAATcaatcgctttcttggtttacgACATTTATACGGGATTCTAACATTTTGTAACCATGAGCAATTTTGATGTTCTGTGTGTGAAATCTCGTTACTATGTACTTggacgactacagactatttacggacaTTGCGATCACGTGAAACAACAGTCGCTATGTAcgattttagatagattttacaagtagtgcgtctagaaagaaaatagcatCTAACTTTGTAATTTTTTGCAACAATTCTATGGTTTTTTCaaaaggctcatagctgtgaaagcgacggtgtaaaacacagcttcaattactaatTACTATTTCAGCAATGAGCAATAAGAAACAGGACATTGTAAAAGTGACAAAACTTGGCGAGTAGCATACACAAATGTATAGGGATGAACTGACTTCTGGTTTGTGATTATGTGGCTGTCTGACTATATAGGTCTGTCACGCTCAGGATTGTGACACTCTTACTTTGGTCCAATCACGGAGTGGTATTTGTGATTGACTAcacatggcaaccagagataATGGAAGAACTACCAATCAGATCTGCAAAaaattcatgaaagagtttctTACAAGAACAGTGTAAtccatgtttgcgattgccaGGTCTTgccggaaataaacaacagatgTTACTTGTCTGCAACTATTAACGTGAAATCAATTGTTTTCTTGGCTTACAACATCTGCGTGTATATCATATGGCAACCTACCATTACATAACCAAGAGCGATATTTATGTCTTGTATGTGATAACTCTCGTTACTATTTCGGACTTTGCTGTCACATGAGAGTCAGTCACTTGTAagattttagatagattttataAGCACATAAAAGAAACTAGCGGCTACATTCGTATTCTTTCCAAAATCCTATTGTGGCTTttagaaggctcatagctgggGAAGTAAGAGTgcaaacacagcttcaatttaCTAGTAATTAAATAGTGTTTACGCCTTCATTTCCACAGTCATGAGCCTTCTGAAAGTCATGATATAAATATTGTCTACACCACAAATGCATTTTCCTCCTATAGcatgctacttgtaaaatatATCTAAAATCGCACAAAACAACTGTCATTTAACGTGACCACAAAGTCCAGACTTAAAATAGTCTGTAATCGTCAAAGCAATGACAGTTATCACATTTGGGATACAGATGTCGCTTGCTACTGGTTACACAAGTTTTTAGGTTTCCGTATAAATATCATAAGCCAGGAAAGCAATTAATTAGTAGCAGCTGCAAACATGTAAGTTCAGTTGTCTATTTCCAACAAGAACcggcaattgcaaacatgaattctGGTAAGAAACCTTTCATGAACGTttgtctgtggttgccatgtaTGACTAATCGCAAATTCTGCTTGGTGATTGGACTGCATTGAGGGCATGTCCAGACTTGTCAACCTGTGGTAAACGAAACAAGGGATTTCATCTGCAGACATGCGGGAgactgtttaattaaggcaaTGTCCGTTttataaatatcaactaaattAAAGATCTTCCACGTGAACAGAAGGGGAGATTGCCAGGTGCAAGCTGAACGGGAACACGGGTGCAGCACACGTGATTTCTAAGGCTCTGCGTGATATTACTAGTTTCGCACCCCATCACCCTTGCACTCACTAAAGTGTACGGGGATACTGGATTGGTAACTATAGTAACAACcataatttctaatttctgtGCCTTGGCTTGAAGGCAATGCAATACCAGAATACTGAGGCCGACAAACATGTGGGAGATATGGAGTCAAATGCGGGAAGAAGGCCCTAAATGTGGGAGTCTCTCGTGCGAGTCCCTCGTGCGATGCGGAAAAGTTGACACCTCTGCATGACACATCCCTGAGCATGACAAACATAGTCAaccacacatccacacatccACAACATTGTCAGTCAAGCCCTATACATTTTAAGTACGCTACTCGCTAAGTCATGTAACTTATACAGTACCATTTCTTATAGCTCATTGCTGAAATAATTGTTAGTTTGTAGTAAATTACTGATTTCTAAATAATGTCCAACAGCTGTACCTATCACCATGCTAGCAGTTATCCTGAAATGTCAATTTGAAATACTCATTTAAAAAGCAAGACTTTACGCTATAACTGAAGAGCAGCATAGTTTAGTGGTCTCCTGGCAAATTACTAGACCACTGGGCAGACCTCACTCTTTCATACATGAAGCATGGCCATTTAATAAGACACAGAGTCACCTACCGATAAAATGCCCATCCACAGTCCATAAACGaacacaacaatcaacacaagATGTAAGAAGTAATTCTTGCTGCTCAACAAATTCAATGCTGCATGAAAGACATCATCATATGTAGTCTGTTCCATTAATCAAGTATTGTTTAAGCATAAAGCTGACCTAGTAATGCAATCCGCATGAGCTTGCCATGTTGTAGCCACTGTAATTTTCAAAGAAATTAGACGAAGAAATAAAACAAGTTATAAATTATGCTACTTCGTGGAGGTGTTGAGCTTGGCTTGAGTAAACAATAATTTCTGATGTCCCACACAGAACAAAACCCTAACACAACAAAGCATCTTAACAGTATCAAACTTCAATATACTGTGCTGAGTACACATACAAAGTATTGATACTACAAGTAACAACCATCCTTGTATGTAGCCTTCCttcacatacatgtacagttaatggCTACCCCACTCACAAGCAAAGCAGACCATCAAAAATACAAAGGCAGTTAGCAACAGTTTAGTGCATACAGTAAGTAAGAGATGCACACATGTCCATTTGGTTTGAACCACATTTCCTGAGTATCTTGATCTACTGTATAACATAATCTCCTGCCTTACAATAGCATGTTGCTGTCCTGTTGTCACATTTCTGCTACAGCCTGGCTATGAAGGTATGCTGTAAAAAGAAGTAATATGATGCCATTCAGCGTACTTTTGTTTTTAGACATTGTGGATGGagacttttaattaattcttgaCTTAATTAGTCTACTGACTTGTAGCTCATCTGCTGCTGTCAATAGTAAAAATCTTAATCACAACTcaaaaacaaaccaaacagTAATTACTGAAATCCAACAATCCACTCTATAGACTTATATGAATACATACACAGCTGCAGACAGCAAAACtgttgtacacatgcacacacacacacacacacacacacacacacacacatacacacaccacaaacacatacacacaccacaaacacatacacaccacaaacacatccacaccacacacacacacacacacacacacacacacacacacacacgcacacacacacacacacacacacacacacacaccataatGTATAAGAGATAAATGCCAAATCTgcaatatttaaaattttcaaaatattcaCTTACCACCATAATCTGCAGTAAAAAGAAATGCGTTGCTAGCAGTTGTGGCCATAGTACTGACACCACCTTCTCTTTGTGACTGTCATAACACATAGCACAATAGAGCTCTACATAACAGGTCCcatattgtttgttgttgatcttACAGCACTGAATGAACCCATAAGTTTAGAATGGTAGATTTGCCAGAAATGAACACAGCCTGAATGGCAAAAGCACAGTCATCATTTCACAGCAAGGTGTGAACATAAACAGACTTAGCACTTACTAGTGCAAAACTGCACCATATGACTAAGCATGCAATCACCATGTCAAATGCATATCATCTCTGACCCTCATTCCCTACATGCACTACCTTTAGGtccatttgatatcaatgaagcTGAACTCCTCGTGCGCAATCGTGTCTCCAAAAAGACTAAACATGATACAGCAGCATCTCCTTCCACTATTAATCAAGTACAGTTTGAGTAGCAACACAAGTCCACTCTAATTAATCGTGCATACACCATAATAACTACGAAGATAAGCAAGCACAAGCATACAGATTAAGCAAACCATAAACTACATGCTTTCCACCAGGGGCATAGCGTGGCATGGACTAGATCtggctatagccccatcatttgtaggcgtggtcacaAAAAAtttggactgtaaatacgtgtgggGACCAAAGTACACACATGgaccctttttccagtctggatctgccactgattctaccgtatcagtcatcagaagccaataaaaagtgggcgtgtccagaAAAGTGGGCGTGCCCCATAGTCTCAAAGTTTTGCCCCCCATTTCGAGAGGTCACGCTACACCCCTGTTTCCACTAACAAGGATCATATGATGTCACTTGTGATGGTTTAGGTGGAAGAAGTCTTGAAAAAACACTACCAGAAACCAAGTTCCATATGATGATCTAGTTGAGAAATCAATCTCATCATTGTTTAAgcaacaaatatatataaaaaattcCACCTCTCCATCAAAACAAGCGGTTGCAATAAAGTGAGGAGGACAATAAATAACATCGAGGATGTCTTCTTGATGACCACGTTGCTAGTAATACAGACAAATCATTTACTGCTACAAATTGGTTTGACAAACGCATACTACTTAGTGTACTACTCAGTACTTCCAACTCTCAACACGttcttaatttttaattaagttaatcaaAACAACTTAGTTGCAGTCAAAGCAACTATGTGTTGCTGTAACCTGATAAACTACATCACAACTATGTCAACAGACAAAAGCACTTCATACTACTACACTACAGTGTACGTACAAGTTTGTCAACCAAGACAGCGGTCTTACACTGTGGATTAAAGAAGCAACCTCTAAAAAGTGCATAGCAGGGCAGTCAGGTCTGATCGCACTCCTAAGTTTATAAAGACTAAGTATGCAGGGCGTTGCAAGATGGGCCTCAAAGTTGCTTATTCTGTAGTACTCAaagtcaatctgccaatttcAAGAGTTTTCTACAAACCACCCGGGTGCTCTTACAAAAAATGGGATGGTGCCCTGGGCgctgtttcagaaattccCCGCATATATATCATGcgtgtatgaatgtatgtaaagaatacaaaatatttatgtagtaaataaaaacaaagtaGGGAGGGCTGTGTACTCGAAactagtgcttgaagaaatagggtTTGAAAATTGCgcagacaagtactcatactttacatctgaaaccaatctcccacaattaAATCCTTATTTCACTCCTATTCAGTCAGCCAccttaattaaagcaaacaTGAATGAAGTAGGGATTTAATTGTGGGAGATTcgtttcagatgtaaagtatgagtacttgtctgGGAAAGTTTTgacccctatttcttcaaACACTAGCTTAGTACGTAGCCATCCCTACTATGTTTTTTATTTatcacataaatatttttatattctTGTTCCTGTCATTATTAGAGAGACGTTGTTACAACTAATAGTATATTTGAGAATTGCTTAGACTGCTACATGAATGTTACTACTCTAATACTATATACAGAAGTAACATTTCATACCAGGCAATGCTAACATTATATAGTAGTACACAAGCTAATTTGATTATGATATGGAGTCCCACGCAAGCAGGACgctagcctcaaacttccagaccagagagcgcacaAAGCACGTGTATCCGCACTTTCTTTTCTACCAGTTAGAACGATCTCTatcacatgcacgtgcaagtttTCTGCGAAGATCTTGTGAGGGACGTGGATATCCTGTTTGCAGGCCCAAGCAGAGAACAGGGAAGCCCCAAcgaaactgcatgcatgtcgACAAGTCGATCGGCACTCAGGTCTCGTAAGTACGCTAAATTGGCGAGTGTTAGTAGAATAACACGTACGGAATGAATAAAGAATCGAAGATCCTGTGAGCGGTTTCGGGACGGCAAAGATCCCACGAAACTGGCAAGTCGGCACATGCATTTGACTATATGTCGCACGCAGAGAAAGGCCTGGTGAACGGTGTGTCAACTTTCACAGTAAAAAACATCATCCCAACATCGTCCAAACATTGCAATAGTCAAAAGATCATGGCTCCTGCATAGCCACGTAACATGATAGAAAAATTTGTGGCATTTGATGGAATCATTTCAGAGCTATGCTATCCCAAAGTGAAAATTGAATTAATATGAACTACCAGTGCCATCCCTACTTGCcccgctgtgtgtgtgtgtgtgtgcgtgcatgcatgtgtgtgcactcatgcatgtgtgtgcatccccctccctcctccctcctccctcctccctccctccctccctccctccctccctccctccctccctccctccctccctccctccctccctccctccctccctccctccctccctccctccctccctccctccctccctccctcccccctctctctctcatgtggtgtgtgtgtgtgtatcaaagacaaatggtAAACAAATGGTGAATGGAAGTCATAAACACATTGTTGAGTAGTGGAAAAGGCGAAAGAagaagtgtgtgtatgtgtgtgcgcacgtgcacagtgttttatggtcagctgaaggaaggttctagaacagcaggtggtcagaaattgtgctttaaaagacacattgaaatccaatttgaaatcttgtaatattgatatatcCGACTGGGAAAGCTATGCAGCAGACAGATCTCTGTGAAGATCTTATTGCAAAAAAATCTCTagatcattttgaagaccaacGTTTGAATacactccaacaaaaaagGCAGGAAGGAAAGACGATCTCTAAGAGTGGGAACTTCACATGCTATGTTTGTGGACGCTCCTGCACGGCAcgcattggtctttggagaaacaagcaaagccataaatgagtttggtcGTGTCGACCGCTCActccaccgtgtgtgtgtgtgtgcacgcgcgtgcgtgcgtgcgtgtgtgtgtgcatgtgcatgtgtgtgtgtgtgtgtgtgtgtgtgtgtgtgtgtgtgtgtgtgtgtgtgcatgcgtgcatgcatgcgtgtgtgtgcatgtgcatgtgcgtgtgcgtgtgcgtgtgcgtgtctgtgtgtgtgtgtgtgtgtgtgtgtgtgt from Corticium candelabrum chromosome 14, ooCorCand1.1, whole genome shotgun sequence carries:
- the LOC134189548 gene encoding G2/M phase-specific E3 ubiquitin-protein ligase-like isoform X1, translating into MLFRSFCCKHRPKPLLANVQRPLVNTTCPICMEETDTSLVSHNVLLSPCCGKGYFHRLCIQQQAYAAGYHHLRCSLCNNSDKFVKEMLRHGINVPNQDAIWEIEGLFDDLYERYARCDVENCCCVMGRNHQESQGPWRIIRCNVCGQAGRHFYCLEDKSNHQQWECEVCSGMKSTETDVATSRLEWRSSESNQSDPLIDKLLPNLGQTSIIDLSSPEPDRGKPLSGTMEIYNEDNKNQSRVPSLESCKTGYSSPGDQTSFKDSGDQTRQRSFWLSFSVVERQQEYLLSPYENKDETTTLTDLGLDDSVSFVRAISATPTANPRKSKPCQRLDVHDVDSELSDTDLEPPVYRFTFEQ
- the LOC134189548 gene encoding G2/M phase-specific E3 ubiquitin-protein ligase-like isoform X2, whose protein sequence is MEETDTSLVSHNVLLSPCCGKGYFHRLCIQQQAYAAGYHHLRCSLCNNSDKFVKEMLRHGINVPNQDAIWEIEGLFDDLYERYARCDVENCCCVMGRNHQESQGPWRIIRCNVCGQAGRHFYCLEDKSNHQQWECEVCSGMKSTETDVATSRLEWRSSESNQSDPLIDKLLPNLGQTSIIDLSSPEPDRGKPLSGTMEIYNEDNKNQSRVPSLESCKTGYSSPGDQTSFKDSGDQTRQRSFWLSFSVVERQQEYLLSPYENKDETTTLTDLGLDDSVSFVRAISATPTANPRKSKPCQRLDVHDVDSELSDTDLEPPVYRFTFEQ
- the LOC134189846 gene encoding WD repeat-containing protein 49-like; this encodes MKKNYPKKAEACRFAYTSYQKELNTLKGCLRGKELVTTEKVLTHQDPVRCVKYNSSFKLVLTCCDGSVVRLWDLETGVLVFEFSHAHDDQPIVDMAFDLSQRRLFTAGQDGTIRCWNFNNGATLNVFKKDNRQEFTSLAYVNHNQNRFIVGVGWDRRLNIFHDVGGHMVQYPQNYWPEDLQRGHQEDILDVIYCPPHFIATACFDGEIIIWNLVSGSVFSRLLPPKPSQVTSYDPLEGDAAVSCLVFLETRLRTRSSASLISNGPKGCVHFWQIYHSKLMGSFSASQREGGVSTMATTASNAFLFTADYGGFCSVWDIRNYCLLKPSSTPPRMATTWQAHADCITSIEFVEQQELLLTSCVDCCVRLWTVDGHFIGTFGQTQQWNTHDSSTFEHPMVPSDVLRDPIEMQGQQIDTSPPDIVTVDIEDNVYDNEQNGEDMEADEQEEIISYVQSSTMFPPLTSQRSHLSHRPYSVHSTDSAGHGKRLRHEVHKPKPQNRGGLPNYYRSLPYYNVESVELPEQPNAPATATRQGKFDEQ